Proteins from one Bacteroides zhangwenhongii genomic window:
- a CDS encoding AAA family ATPase, giving the protein MEQQANYIRRIEIHGLWERFNIGWDLRPDVNILSGINGVGKTTILNRSVGYLEELSGEMKSDEKNGVRLFFDNPQATYIPYDVIRSYDRPLIMGDFTARMADKNVKSELDWQLYLLQRRYLDYQVNIGNKMIEMLSDNDEKVRAKAATLSIAKRRFQDMIDELFSYTRKKIDRKRNDIAFYQDGELLFPYKLSSGEKQMLVILLTVLVQDNSHCVLFMDEPEASLHIEWQQKLIAMIRELNPNVQIILTTHSPAVIMEGWLDAVTEVSDISTLYNNGNFTTR; this is encoded by the coding sequence ATGGAACAACAGGCCAACTATATCCGTCGTATCGAAATTCATGGGCTTTGGGAGCGTTTTAATATAGGATGGGATTTGCGTCCCGATGTGAATATCCTTTCCGGTATTAACGGAGTAGGAAAAACTACCATCTTGAACCGTTCGGTAGGATATCTTGAAGAACTCTCCGGCGAAATGAAAAGTGACGAGAAGAACGGTGTCCGTCTTTTCTTCGACAATCCTCAGGCGACCTATATCCCATACGATGTGATCCGGAGTTACGACCGTCCTCTGATTATGGGTGACTTTACTGCCCGCATGGCCGATAAGAATGTGAAGTCCGAATTGGATTGGCAGCTTTATCTGTTGCAACGTCGCTATCTTGATTATCAGGTCAATATAGGTAACAAGATGATTGAAATGCTCTCCGATAATGACGAGAAAGTACGGGCCAAAGCAGCTACTTTGTCCATAGCCAAGCGTCGTTTTCAGGATATGATTGACGAGCTGTTCAGTTATACACGCAAGAAAATAGACCGCAAACGGAATGATATTGCTTTCTATCAGGATGGAGAACTGTTGTTTCCCTACAAACTTTCTTCCGGTGAGAAGCAAATGCTGGTCATTCTGTTGACCGTGCTTGTGCAGGACAACAGCCATTGCGTACTGTTTATGGATGAGCCGGAAGCCTCTCTCCACATTGAATGGCAACAGAAGTTGATTGCCATGATACGTGAGTTGAATCCGAATGTACAGATCATCCTGACTACCCATTCGCCGGCCGTCATTATGGAGGGCTGGCTGGATGCAGTGACGGAAGTAAGTGATATTTCAACATTATATAATAATGGCAACTTCACTACGAGATAA
- a CDS encoding DUF4435 domain-containing protein — MATSLRDNLTSSYFNAAHKLYSKKARQRIIAYVESYDDIAFWRTLLEEFEDDEHYFQVMLPSTTSLAKGKKMVLMNTLNTAELGRSLIACVDSDYDFLLQGATNTSRKINRNKYIFQTYTYAIENYHCFAESLHEVCVQATLNDRFVMDFNAYLKRYSEIVYPLFLWNVWFYRQRDTYTFPMYDFHAYTSLREINLRHPEKSLESLQQRVNQKLSELKKRFSRSMNQVNALGTDLRELGLFPENTYLYMQGHHVMDNVVMKLLIPVCTVLRREREQEIKRLAEHNEQFKNELTCYQNSQVNVEIMLKKNVAYKRLFHYDWLRQDIREYLEQGK; from the coding sequence ATGGCAACTTCACTACGAGATAACCTGACATCTTCTTATTTCAATGCCGCTCATAAGCTTTATTCAAAGAAGGCCCGTCAGCGTATCATAGCTTATGTGGAAAGCTATGATGACATTGCTTTCTGGCGTACGTTGCTCGAAGAATTTGAAGATGACGAACACTATTTCCAGGTAATGCTTCCTTCTACTACCTCATTGGCTAAAGGGAAAAAGATGGTCTTGATGAATACGTTGAATACCGCGGAACTGGGAAGAAGCCTGATTGCCTGTGTGGACAGCGATTATGATTTCCTGTTGCAGGGCGCAACCAATACTTCCCGTAAAATCAACCGCAACAAATATATCTTCCAGACCTATACATACGCCATTGAGAACTATCATTGCTTTGCCGAAAGCCTCCATGAGGTATGTGTGCAGGCTACGTTGAACGACCGTTTTGTGATGGACTTCAATGCTTACCTGAAAAGATACTCTGAAATCGTATATCCGCTTTTCTTATGGAACGTGTGGTTCTACCGCCAACGGGATACTTACACCTTTCCGATGTATGATTTTCATGCCTATACTTCTCTGCGTGAGATAAATCTCAGACACCCGGAAAAGAGTCTTGAATCATTGCAGCAACGGGTAAATCAGAAATTGTCGGAACTGAAGAAACGTTTTTCCCGCAGCATGAATCAAGTAAATGCCTTAGGGACAGATCTGAGAGAGTTGGGGCTATTTCCGGAAAATACCTATCTGTATATGCAGGGACACCACGTGATGGATAATGTGGTGATGAAACTTCTGATACCGGTCTGTACGGTATTGCGCCGGGAACGGGAACAGGAAATCAAGCGACTTGCCGAACATAATGAACAATTTAAGAACGAATTGACTTGTTATCAGAACAGTCAGGTAAATGTGGAAATCATGTTGAAGAAGAATGTGGCTTATAAGCGGCTTTTCCACTACGACTGGCTGCGACAGGATATTCGTGAATACCTGGAACAAGGGAAATAA
- a CDS encoding sensor histidine kinase — protein sequence MHTDYERYRKMASLAQLGWWEADLAGGYYLCSDFLCDLLDLDGDTISFSDFLNLVREDYRCQIAHEFRANSSIHKDFYEQTFPIHSKHGEVWLHTRLALREKGTGTNGGDKSFGVIQRVEAPEQIEQKKALKRVNDLLLRQNYISQSLYRFLRDERVEECVTEILKDILNLYNGKGRVYIFEYNKEHTHRSCTYEVVSEGMSTEKQCWQDIPVDRSEWWNQQILSGKAIVLNSLKQLPEEALEMRREFAERGVYSFMVTPLMAGDHVWGGMGIELIDSYRNWSNEDFQWFSSLGNIISICIELRVAKDKVTYEQSFLRNLFHFMPMGYIRMSVLRDENNKPYDYRITDANQISSHFFGKPLEQYVGVLASDLFSDYSEKMDFIFGVLDSKSYKEKDEYFPQTGLYTHWIVYSPEKDEVVGLFTDSTEAVEANRALDRSEKLFKNIFANIPAGVEIYDKDGYLLDLNNKNLEIFGIANKEDVIGINIFENPNLPQNIRDRIRNEDLVDFRLNYSFEQIDGYYSTMRSDGIELYSKVTKLYDREGEFIGYILISIDNTERIDAMNRIRDFENFFLMISDYAKVGYAKLNILNRKGYAIKQWYKNMGEEEDIALSDVVGVYRKMHPEDRERLLDFYKEVKVGKRKHFQGEMRILRPGTDNEWNWVNTNVMVTQYKPEEGEIEIIGINYDITKLKETEAELIHARDKAEMMDRLKSAFLANMSHEIRTPLNAIVGFSDLLVETADIEERREYMKIVRENNDLLLQLISDILDLSKIEAGTFEFSHGDVDVNLLCEDLVRSMQMKTKENVKLVFEPNFSICHITSDRNRIYQVISNFVNNAIKFTSEGSIRVGYVLKDEGLEFYVQDTGIGIEKEQLPHIFERFVKLNSFVHGTGLGLSICQSIVEQLGGRIGVDSEKGKGSRFWFTIPGMVMTEESLQ from the coding sequence ATGCATACAGACTACGAACGGTATCGTAAAATGGCTTCTTTGGCTCAACTGGGATGGTGGGAAGCTGATTTGGCGGGGGGATATTATCTTTGTTCCGACTTTCTTTGTGATCTTCTGGATTTGGATGGAGATACTATCTCATTCTCTGATTTTCTGAACTTGGTGCGTGAAGATTATCGCTGTCAGATTGCACACGAATTCCGGGCAAATAGCTCTATCCATAAGGATTTTTACGAACAAACCTTTCCCATCCACTCGAAACATGGTGAAGTCTGGTTGCATACTCGTTTAGCTTTACGTGAGAAAGGAACGGGAACTAATGGAGGAGACAAATCTTTTGGTGTGATTCAGCGTGTGGAGGCTCCTGAACAAATAGAACAGAAGAAAGCCCTGAAGCGTGTGAATGATTTGCTTCTCCGTCAGAATTACATCTCGCAGTCTTTATACCGTTTTCTTCGGGATGAAAGAGTTGAAGAATGTGTAACAGAGATTTTAAAGGATATCCTGAATCTTTATAATGGGAAAGGACGTGTCTATATTTTCGAGTACAATAAAGAACACACTCATCGCAGTTGCACGTATGAAGTCGTTTCCGAAGGGATGTCGACGGAAAAACAATGTTGGCAAGACATACCGGTCGATCGGTCGGAATGGTGGAATCAGCAGATTCTGTCTGGCAAAGCTATCGTTTTGAATTCGTTGAAACAACTACCGGAAGAAGCATTGGAAATGAGACGAGAATTTGCTGAGCGGGGAGTCTATTCATTCATGGTAACTCCTTTGATGGCTGGGGATCATGTATGGGGAGGAATGGGTATTGAATTGATAGATAGTTATCGTAACTGGAGCAACGAGGATTTTCAATGGTTCTCTTCGTTGGGAAATATTATAAGCATTTGTATTGAACTACGCGTAGCAAAAGATAAAGTAACTTATGAACAGTCTTTCTTACGTAATCTCTTCCATTTTATGCCAATGGGGTATATACGTATGTCTGTTCTTCGTGACGAGAACAACAAGCCTTATGATTATCGGATAACGGATGCTAATCAGATCAGTTCCCATTTCTTTGGCAAACCTTTGGAACAATATGTAGGTGTGTTGGCTTCGGATTTGTTTTCCGATTATTCAGAGAAAATGGATTTTATCTTTGGAGTGCTTGATAGTAAGTCTTATAAAGAGAAGGATGAGTATTTCCCTCAAACAGGATTATACACTCATTGGATTGTGTATTCACCGGAGAAAGATGAGGTGGTAGGATTGTTCACGGATTCAACCGAGGCTGTAGAAGCAAATCGTGCGTTAGACCGTAGTGAGAAACTTTTCAAAAATATTTTTGCTAATATTCCGGCAGGAGTGGAAATTTATGATAAGGATGGATATCTGCTTGATCTGAACAATAAGAATTTGGAAATATTCGGAATTGCCAATAAGGAGGATGTAATAGGCATTAATATATTTGAGAACCCGAACCTCCCGCAGAATATTCGTGACCGTATACGAAATGAGGATTTAGTGGACTTCCGGCTTAATTACTCTTTCGAGCAAATCGATGGATATTATAGTACCATGCGTTCTGATGGGATAGAGTTATATTCGAAAGTAACCAAACTGTATGATAGAGAGGGTGAGTTTATCGGGTATATTCTGATTAGTATTGACAATACGGAACGTATTGATGCAATGAACCGTATTCGTGACTTTGAGAATTTCTTCTTGATGATATCTGATTATGCAAAGGTTGGTTATGCAAAATTAAATATTCTGAACCGAAAGGGATATGCCATCAAGCAATGGTATAAGAATATGGGAGAAGAGGAAGATATTGCATTAAGTGATGTAGTGGGAGTTTATCGTAAAATGCATCCGGAAGACCGTGAACGTCTGCTTGATTTTTATAAAGAGGTCAAAGTCGGGAAAAGAAAACATTTTCAAGGAGAAATGCGTATTCTTCGTCCCGGAACGGACAATGAGTGGAACTGGGTAAATACGAATGTGATGGTAACCCAATATAAACCGGAAGAGGGTGAAATTGAAATCATTGGCATCAATTACGATATAACGAAACTGAAAGAGACGGAGGCTGAGCTGATTCATGCACGTGATAAGGCGGAGATGATGGATCGTCTGAAAAGTGCTTTCCTTGCCAATATGAGCCATGAAATCCGCACGCCTCTGAATGCTATCGTAGGCTTCTCCGATTTATTGGTGGAAACTGCGGATATAGAAGAACGGAGAGAGTATATGAAGATCGTGCGGGAAAATAATGATTTGCTGTTACAGTTGATATCGGATATTCTCGACCTTTCCAAAATTGAGGCAGGGACATTTGAATTCTCGCATGGAGATGTGGATGTGAATCTGCTGTGTGAAGATCTGGTCCGTTCTATGCAGATGAAAACGAAAGAGAATGTTAAGTTAGTATTCGAACCGAATTTTTCTATTTGCCATATTACTAGTGACCGTAACCGTATATATCAGGTGATATCCAATTTTGTGAACAACGCGATTAAGTTTACTTCAGAGGGCAGTATCCGTGTGGGATATGTGCTGAAAGATGAAGGATTGGAATTCTATGTTCAGGATACGGGGATAGGAATAGAGAAGGAACAATTGCCGCATATCTTTGAGCGTTTTGTAAAGCTTAATTCTTTTGTGCATGGCACTGGATTAGGACTTTCTATTTGCCAAAGTATTGTGGAACAATTAGGTGGACGTATTGGCGTTGACTCCGAAAAAGGTAAGGGATCGCGTTTTTGGTTTACGATACCTGGAATGGTCATGACGGAAGAAAGTCTTCAGTAA
- a CDS encoding mechanosensitive ion channel family protein produces the protein MEEVKEIVDTVTVELANGGTQEVTDVVIQEVNHALLSAGMDEALADKVDNFVILLLIIGVALLANLICRKIILRTVAKLVKRTKATWDDIVFDHKVMVHVSRMVAPILIYLAIPIAFPEHADSNLLDFLRRLCLIYILAVFLRFISVFLSAVYHVYSEKEQYKDKPLKGLLQTAQVVLFFVGAIIIVSILIKQSPMVLLTGLGASAAILMLVFKDSIMGFVSGIQLSANNMLKVGDWIAMPKYGADGTVIEVTLNTVKVRNWDNTITTIPPYLLVSDSFQNWQGMRESGGRRVKRSINIDMTSVRFCTPEMLAKYRKIQLLKEYVETTEKVVKEYNKEHHIDNSVLVNGRRQTNLGVFRAYLTNYLKSLPTVNQDLTCMVRQLQPTETGIPMELYFFSASKDWIPYEGIQADVFDHVLAIIPEFDLRVFQNPSGADLRRIGVKIEN, from the coding sequence ATGGAAGAAGTAAAAGAAATAGTTGATACCGTGACAGTTGAGTTGGCCAATGGCGGAACGCAGGAGGTGACTGATGTAGTGATTCAGGAAGTGAACCATGCATTGCTTTCGGCAGGAATGGATGAGGCTTTGGCGGATAAGGTGGACAACTTTGTCATTTTGTTGCTGATTATTGGTGTGGCTTTGTTGGCTAATCTGATTTGCCGTAAGATCATTTTGCGTACGGTAGCGAAATTGGTAAAACGGACCAAAGCTACTTGGGACGACATAGTGTTCGACCATAAGGTGATGGTTCACGTCAGCCGGATGGTAGCCCCGATATTGATTTACCTTGCTATTCCCATCGCTTTCCCGGAACATGCCGACTCCAACTTGCTCGATTTCCTGCGACGGCTTTGCCTTATTTATATCTTGGCGGTTTTCCTCCGTTTCATCAGTGTCTTTCTGTCGGCGGTATATCATGTTTACAGTGAAAAGGAGCAATATAAGGACAAGCCTCTGAAGGGGTTGTTGCAGACCGCCCAAGTCGTTCTTTTCTTTGTCGGGGCTATTATTATCGTAAGTATTCTGATTAAGCAGAGTCCGATGGTGTTGCTTACCGGATTGGGAGCTTCGGCCGCTATCCTGATGCTGGTGTTCAAGGATAGTATTATGGGTTTTGTCTCCGGTATTCAGCTTTCTGCCAATAATATGCTGAAAGTAGGCGACTGGATTGCTATGCCGAAATATGGTGCTGACGGAACCGTGATAGAAGTGACTTTGAATACGGTAAAAGTGCGTAACTGGGATAATACGATTACGACCATACCGCCTTATCTGCTGGTCAGTGATTCTTTCCAGAACTGGCAGGGGATGCGGGAATCCGGTGGACGGCGTGTGAAGCGTTCCATTAATATCGACATGACCAGCGTTCGTTTCTGTACACCGGAGATGTTGGCGAAATATCGTAAAATCCAATTGCTGAAGGAGTATGTGGAGACAACGGAGAAGGTCGTGAAGGAGTATAATAAAGAGCATCATATTGACAACTCCGTATTGGTGAACGGTCGTCGCCAGACTAACTTGGGCGTCTTTCGTGCCTATCTTACGAATTATCTGAAAAGCCTGCCTACCGTCAATCAAGACTTGACGTGCATGGTACGCCAGCTCCAACCTACCGAAACAGGTATTCCGATGGAACTTTATTTCTTTTCCGCTTCTAAGGACTGGATTCCGTATGAAGGCATACAGGCGGATGTTTTCGATCATGTGCTTGCCATTATTCCGGAATTTGACTTGCGTGTCTTCCAGAATCCGTCGGGTGCGGACTTGCGCCGGATAGGAGTAAAGATAGAAAACTGA
- a CDS encoding complex I subunit 4 family protein — protein sequence MNFLSIFVLIPLLMLAGLWAARGIKAIRGVMVTGASALLIASVVLTFMYLGERSTGNTAEMLFRADTLWYAPLHISYSVGVDGISVAMLLLSAIIVFTGTFASWRLQPLTKEYFLWFTLLSMGVFGFFISVDLFTMFMFYEIALIPMYLLIGVWGSGRKEYAAMKLTLMLMGGSAFLLIGILGIYFGAGATTMNLLEIAQLHNIPFAQQCIWFPLTFLGFGVLGALFPFHTWSPDGHASAPTAVSMLHAGVLMKLGGYGCFRIAMYLMPEAANELSWIFLILTGISVVYGAFSACVQTDLKYINAYSSVSHCGLVLFAILMLNQTAATGAILQMLSHGLMTALFFALIGMIYGRTHTRDVRELAGLMKIMPFLSVCYVIAGLANLGLPGLSGFIAEMTIFVGSFQDNDVFHRTLTIIACSSIVITAVYILRLVGKILYGTCTNKHHLELTDATWDERVAVICLIVCVAGLGMAPFWVSHMIGESVLPVVSQLIP from the coding sequence ATGAATTTCTTATCAATATTCGTACTTATCCCCCTCTTGATGTTGGCCGGACTTTGGGCGGCACGAGGAATTAAAGCTATCCGGGGGGTTATGGTTACGGGCGCATCAGCGCTTCTGATAGCCTCTGTCGTACTTACATTCATGTATTTGGGAGAGCGTAGCACCGGAAACACGGCGGAAATGCTTTTCCGTGCAGACACACTATGGTACGCACCGCTTCATATCTCCTACTCGGTAGGCGTAGACGGCATCTCGGTAGCTATGCTGTTACTGTCCGCCATCATCGTATTTACCGGCACATTCGCTTCCTGGCGTTTGCAACCGTTGACCAAAGAATATTTCCTTTGGTTCACGCTGTTGTCAATGGGAGTGTTCGGATTCTTTATATCCGTAGACCTGTTCACCATGTTTATGTTCTACGAAATAGCCTTGATACCTATGTATCTGCTGATTGGCGTATGGGGCTCGGGACGTAAGGAATATGCAGCGATGAAGCTGACACTTATGCTGATGGGCGGTTCCGCTTTCCTGCTGATCGGTATTCTCGGAATCTATTTCGGTGCAGGAGCCACTACCATGAACCTTCTCGAAATCGCACAGTTGCACAACATACCTTTTGCACAACAATGTATCTGGTTCCCGCTGACATTTCTCGGTTTCGGTGTGCTGGGCGCTCTTTTCCCCTTCCACACATGGAGTCCCGACGGTCATGCCTCCGCTCCGACAGCAGTTTCCATGCTTCATGCCGGAGTGCTGATGAAATTAGGAGGTTATGGTTGCTTCCGTATCGCCATGTATCTAATGCCGGAAGCCGCTAACGAACTTTCCTGGATATTCCTGATACTGACCGGTATCTCTGTCGTTTACGGAGCTTTCTCCGCTTGTGTACAGACTGACTTGAAATATATCAACGCATACTCTTCCGTATCCCATTGCGGATTAGTTCTTTTCGCAATTCTCATGCTGAACCAGACAGCAGCCACAGGCGCTATCCTCCAAATGTTGTCGCACGGACTGATGACAGCATTGTTCTTTGCACTTATCGGTATGATTTACGGACGTACCCACACCCGTGACGTACGCGAGCTTGCCGGTTTAATGAAGATCATGCCTTTCCTGAGTGTATGTTATGTCATTGCCGGCCTTGCCAATCTCGGTCTGCCGGGATTGAGCGGTTTTATTGCCGAGATGACCATCTTTGTCGGATCTTTCCAAGACAATGATGTATTCCACCGCACACTGACCATTATAGCCTGCTCCTCCATCGTGATTACAGCAGTCTATATCTTGCGTCTGGTAGGTAAGATTCTGTACGGGACCTGTACCAACAAGCATCACCTCGAACTGACCGATGCAACTTGGGACGAGCGTGTAGCCGTTATCTGCCTCATCGTTTGTGTAGCCGGACTGGGTATGGCTCCTTTCTGGGTAAGCCACATGATTGGTGAAAGTGTATTGCCCGTTGTCTCACAACTGATACCCTAG
- a CDS encoding DMT family transporter, with protein sequence MKNNKNLQGHLFALTANVMWGLMSPIGKSALQEFSAISVTTFRMVGAAAAFWILSIFCKQEHVNHQDMLKIFFASLFALVFNQGVFIFGLSMTSPIDASIVTTTLPIVTMIVAAIYLKEPITNKKVLGIFVGAMGALILIMSSQAGNNGNGSLIGDLLCLVAQISFSIYLTVFKGLSQQYSAVTINKWMFVYASMCYIPFSYHDISIIQWEAVSTIAIIEVLYVVLGGSFLAYLCIMTAQKLLRPTVVSMYNYMQPIVATIAAIIMGIGSFGWQKGLAIALVFLGVYIVTQSKSRADFEKIGKEL encoded by the coding sequence ATGAAGAATAACAAGAATCTGCAAGGTCATCTGTTTGCACTTACGGCAAACGTCATGTGGGGGCTGATGTCTCCTATCGGTAAATCAGCGCTTCAGGAATTCTCCGCAATATCCGTCACCACTTTTCGGATGGTGGGAGCGGCGGCGGCTTTCTGGATACTTTCCATTTTCTGCAAACAGGAACACGTGAATCATCAGGATATGCTGAAGATATTCTTCGCTTCACTGTTTGCTTTGGTGTTCAATCAGGGAGTATTCATTTTCGGCCTTTCAATGACTTCACCCATCGACGCTTCCATCGTAACCACTACTTTACCGATTGTCACTATGATCGTAGCGGCTATTTATCTGAAAGAACCGATTACCAATAAAAAGGTACTGGGTATTTTCGTCGGCGCTATGGGAGCGCTTATCCTCATTATGAGCAGCCAAGCGGGAAACAACGGGAACGGAAGCTTAATCGGCGACCTGCTTTGTCTGGTGGCACAGATCAGTTTCTCCATCTACTTAACCGTATTCAAGGGATTATCCCAGCAATATTCGGCAGTCACTATCAATAAGTGGATGTTCGTTTACGCTTCGATGTGTTACATACCGTTCTCTTATCACGACATTTCCATCATTCAATGGGAGGCAGTCTCCACAATCGCCATCATAGAGGTTCTTTACGTAGTATTGGGAGGCAGTTTCCTTGCCTATCTCTGCATCATGACCGCACAGAAACTACTCCGTCCCACCGTTGTCAGTATGTATAACTATATGCAGCCGATTGTAGCTACAATCGCTGCCATCATCATGGGGATAGGAAGCTTCGGCTGGCAGAAAGGACTGGCTATCGCACTCGTGTTCTTGGGAGTATATATCGTGACACAGAGCAAATCAAGAGCCGACTTCGAAAAGATAGGGAAAGAACTGTAA
- a CDS encoding NADH-quinone oxidoreductase subunit N, which produces MDYSQFLHMREELSLVVVLLLLFLADLFMSPDAHKNDGKARLNTMFPVILMAIHTAINLIPGTAADIFGGMYHYVPMHTVIKSILNVGTLIVFLMAHEWMKREDTSFKQGEFYVLTLSTLFGMYLMISAGHFLMFFIGLETASVPMAALIAFDKYRHNSAEAGAKYILTALFSSALLLFGLSMIYGSAGTLYFDDLPAHIDGNPLQIMAFVFFFTGMAFKLSLVPFHLWTADVYEGAPSTVTAYLSVVSKGSAAFVLLTILIKVFAPMINDWQEVLYWVTIASITIANIFAIRQQNLKRLMAFSSISQAGYIMLGVIGGTAQGMTALVYYVLVYAAANLGVFAVITIVALRSQKFTLEDYAGLYKTNPKIALLMTLSLFSLAGIPPFAGFFSKFFIFMAAFDAGFHLLVFIALVNTVISLYYYLLIVKAMYITPSENPIPTFRSDRCTKWGLALCTLGIIGLGIASVVYQSIDKLAFGI; this is translated from the coding sequence ATGGATTATTCACAATTTCTACATATGCGAGAAGAGCTGTCGCTCGTAGTAGTTCTGTTGCTACTGTTTCTAGCCGACCTCTTCATGAGCCCGGATGCGCACAAGAACGATGGAAAGGCACGACTGAATACAATGTTTCCCGTCATTCTGATGGCTATCCATACGGCTATCAACCTGATACCGGGTACCGCAGCCGACATTTTCGGAGGTATGTACCACTATGTGCCCATGCATACAGTCATTAAGTCAATCCTGAACGTAGGTACATTAATCGTCTTTCTGATGGCGCACGAATGGATGAAGCGTGAAGACACTTCATTCAAGCAAGGAGAGTTCTATGTACTCACTCTCTCTACTCTGTTCGGTATGTATCTCATGATTTCCGCCGGACACTTCCTGATGTTCTTCATCGGACTGGAGACTGCTTCCGTTCCCATGGCGGCTTTGATTGCCTTCGATAAATACCGTCACAACTCCGCCGAAGCAGGAGCCAAGTATATTCTTACCGCACTCTTCTCCAGCGCATTGCTGTTGTTCGGTTTGTCTATGATTTACGGTTCTGCCGGAACCTTGTATTTCGATGACCTTCCCGCCCATATTGACGGAAACCCGTTACAGATTATGGCTTTTGTATTCTTCTTTACGGGTATGGCATTCAAGTTATCACTCGTTCCGTTCCATCTTTGGACGGCAGACGTTTACGAAGGAGCCCCGAGTACGGTCACCGCTTACCTGAGTGTTGTATCCAAAGGATCGGCAGCATTTGTATTGCTGACTATCCTCATCAAGGTATTTGCTCCTATGATAAATGATTGGCAGGAAGTGCTCTATTGGGTAACGATAGCTTCCATCACTATCGCTAATATATTCGCTATCCGCCAACAGAACCTGAAACGTCTGATGGCATTCTCCAGTATCTCGCAGGCAGGATATATCATGCTTGGTGTAATCGGTGGCACGGCACAGGGAATGACAGCCCTAGTATATTATGTACTTGTGTATGCAGCCGCCAATCTCGGTGTATTTGCCGTAATCACTATTGTGGCATTGCGCAGCCAGAAGTTCACCCTCGAAGATTATGCGGGACTTTATAAAACGAATCCGAAGATCGCCCTCCTGATGACCCTTTCTTTGTTCTCATTAGCAGGCATTCCTCCATTTGCCGGATTCTTCTCCAAGTTCTTTATCTTCATGGCAGCCTTCGATGCAGGTTTTCATTTGTTGGTGTTTATAGCATTGGTCAATACAGTAATTTCACTGTATTACTACCTGCTGATCGTGAAAGCGATGTATATCACCCCGTCCGAAAACCCGATTCCGACTTTCCGCAGTGACCGATGCACAAAGTGGGGACTGGCACTCTGCACGCTGGGCATCATCGGACTAGGTATCGCAAGCGTTGTATACCAGTCTATCGACAAACTGGCATTTGGAATCTAA
- a CDS encoding AraC family transcriptional regulator: protein MNVPLPNSQIIREITPLSDKDCFYIAERYKTEFTYPIHNHPEFELNFIEQAAGVRRIVGDSSEVIGDYDLVLITGKDLEHVWEQNDCHSRQIREITIQFSSDLFFKSFINKNQFDSIRRMLEKAQKGLYFPMSAILKVYPLLDTLASEKEGFYAVIKFLSILYELSLFEEEARTLSSSSFAKIDIHSDSRRVQKVQEYINTHYKEEIRLGQLAGMVGMTDVSFSRFFKLRTGKNLSDYIIDIRLGFAARLLVDSTMSIAEICYECGFNNLSNFNRIFKKKKCCSPKEFRENYRKKKKLI from the coding sequence ATGAATGTCCCTTTACCTAATAGCCAGATTATCCGCGAGATTACTCCTTTGTCAGATAAGGATTGTTTTTACATTGCAGAACGCTATAAGACGGAATTTACATATCCCATTCATAATCATCCCGAATTTGAATTGAATTTCATAGAGCAAGCGGCAGGTGTAAGAAGAATTGTTGGTGATTCTTCGGAAGTGATAGGCGATTATGATTTAGTATTGATAACGGGAAAAGATCTGGAACACGTTTGGGAGCAGAATGATTGTCATTCCAGGCAGATACGGGAGATAACGATTCAATTTTCATCCGACCTTTTTTTCAAGAGTTTTATCAATAAGAATCAGTTTGATTCTATCCGCCGGATGTTGGAAAAGGCGCAGAAAGGGTTATACTTTCCGATGTCTGCCATACTTAAGGTCTATCCGTTGCTGGATACTTTAGCTTCCGAAAAGGAGGGATTCTATGCCGTGATTAAGTTCCTGTCGATATTGTATGAACTTTCTCTTTTTGAAGAAGAGGCACGGACATTGTCCAGCTCGTCTTTTGCCAAAATAGATATTCACTCGGACAGTCGGCGGGTACAGAAAGTACAGGAATACATCAACACCCATTACAAGGAAGAGATACGCCTGGGGCAGTTAGCCGGTATGGTAGGAATGACGGATGTGTCGTTCAGCCGTTTTTTTAAGTTGCGGACGGGCAAGAACCTTTCCGATTATATCATTGATATCCGTTTGGGTTTTGCCGCTCGTCTGTTGGTGGACTCTACGATGTCTATTGCCGAGATCTGCTATGAATGTGGATTCAATAACCTTTCCAATTTCAACCGTATCTTTAAAAAGAAGAAGTGCTGTTCTCCTAAAGAGTTCCGTGAGAATTATCGAAAGAAGAAGAAACTGATTTAA